The genomic interval ATTACCAACAATAACCTGGTCACTATTCACGGAAAAGAAATTCAGTTTAAAGACCTGACTGTATCGAACCGCTACCAGATGATCTCTGTAAATGGTGTAGTTTCAGATTCAGCTTCTGAAGCAGTAGAACTTACCGTAAAAGACTTCAACCTGCAAACGTTAAATCCGATCCTTGGACGTGATTTACTGGGAACAGCCAATGGTGCAGTTACAATCCGGGATATTTACCATGACTTGAACCTGCAAAGTGAATTGCAGGTAGAAGAATTTGTACTGGATAATTTTCTAATCGGTGATATAGACGGGCAAACAACCTGGGATAAAACGAATAAGCTGATCGGGGTAAAATACCATATTTTCCGGATGGGCACCCAGATTCTCAGTCTTACCGGAAATTATGATCCGCAGGCCGAAGAAAATGCACTTAATATGCTGGCGACTTTAAATAAGACAGACCTGGAAATACTTGAACCCTTCTTCAAAAGCCAGGTATCCAATTTAGGAGGCAATGCCAGTGGTACACTTAAAATCACCGGCATGCTTTCCGGTCCTCTGTTGAAAGGAACGGTTTTGGTGAACAATGGCCAGTTTAAGTATAATTACCTGAATACTACGTATCATTTCGATGACAAAGTGTATTTCAGTGAAAATGAAATTGGGGTAAAACAACTCCAGTTGCTGGATGATGCCAACAATGTGGCTTTTGTAAGCGGTGGGGTGTTTCATGATGGATTCCGGGATTTTGTGCTTGACCTCCGTTTCCGGATGAGGAACTTTAAAGTATTGAACACCAGTGCCAAGGACAATGATTTGTTTTATGGTACCGCTATTACTACCGGTACTGCTGAAATCCTGGGTGCGGTGAGTAACCTGAATATTTCAGCCAATGCCCTCAGTAACAAAGGTACCAAGATATATATCCCTATCAGCGGCTCCTCCAAAGGCGTTGAACAGCAGGAATACATTAAGTTTGTAAGTAAATCCAAGCTTGCCACTGATACTACCGAGCAAATCGCCGGGCAACAGATCAACCTGAGCGGTCTAAAACTGGATTTTAATTTCGATATCACCCCGGATGCTTATTGCGAGATCATTTTCGATCTGAAAGCCGGTGATATTATTAGGGGAAATGGCAATGGCAAAATCAAGATGCAGATCGATACCAAAGGTGATTTTACCATGTTTGGCGACTACGTCATTACAAAAGGCTTCTATAATTTTACCCTGCTGAATGCCATTAACAAAGAATTTAAGGTAAATCCTGGTAGCTCTGTCAGCTGGTCTGGAGATCCGTATGGAGGTATGTTAAATATCAAAGCCAGCTATGATCAAACTGCTTCCCTGCTTCCTATTCTGAACGACCCTACCCTGGAAGGACCTGAATACAACCGGCGCTACCCGGTAACGGTGCTTTTAAATCTTACCGGCGATCTGTTGTCGCCCGATATCGACCTGGGGATTAAGTTCAATGATTATCCGCAAAATGTTCCTTTGTTCCGTACCGCCATTCCGGCCTATGAGGCCCGTTTGCATACGGATGAGCAGGAATTAAACCGCCAGGTATTCAGCCTGATGGTACTCCGGAAATTATCTCCGGAAGGGGCTTTCAGTGGGGTACAAGGTTCTGTGGGAAATAGCGTAAGTGAATTATTGTCAAACCAGCTCAGTTACTGGGCTTCGCAGGTAGACGAGAACCTGGAAATTGACCTGGATCTGAATGGCCTGGATGAAGATGCTTTTAATGCCTTCCAGCTTAGGTTGTCGTACTCTTTGTTTGATGGCAGGTTGAGAGTAACCAGAGACGGAAGTTTTACCAATGCCCAGAATCAATCTAATACCATGAGTGTAATTGGCGACTGGACCGTGGAATATATGCTGAGTAAAGATGGAAAATTCAGGGTGAAAATGTATAACAAAAACACCTTTAATGTATTAAATCCGAATGTTAACAATAATAATACCGTAGCCGGTTTTAGTTTGCTGCATGTGCAAAGTTTTAATACCCTGAAAGAATTGTTCATGCTTAAGAAAAAACAAGCTGAAACCCCGGAAGATCCGGCTAAAGACCTGACAGATGCCTTGCAGAATTCCAGATCCGGGCAATCCAATGCAGCGCCGGTCACTCCTGAGAAGAAGTAAGGAGTTAGCTGATTTTTATATGGAAATCCAGAGATTAGTTCTAATATTTGTATTCTATTAGAAACTAACCTTTATCGCTATGGACAAAATACGCTTCAGCCTGGAAGACATTAAGGCCCTTGTAAAAAAATACGAAGATGTGAAAAAGAACGGGGCAGAAATGATTCATGAACTAAAAGAACTCATCAATGCCCGTCCGGAAGTAATCCAGTTGCTGGAGGCTTCCGACAAAAAGCTGTCGGTACGTTTTTTCGACCTCATATTTTATATCCAGGTAGAAATCAATTCCAGCAAGATCGGCAATGCTATTGGTAGCCTCCGGACTTATATGGATATCCCGGATGACAATGCCAGATTTATAGAAAATATGGAATTTACTTTTGATGACGGAGGCAATATCCAGCAGAAAGATGAGCTCTATATCCTTTCCCCGGAAGTGTTTCCTTACTATTTCCTCAGCAAGCTCACTGATTTTATTGTAAGCCAGCGGATTGTGATTAAGCCATAATTTTCTATAGATGAATCGGGTTACTTTATAAAATTTAATTAATCAAGAACCAATTATATAGTTTAAAACACTTTTTTTGATAAACTATTAAAATATTCATCAAAGCAACCGTGTTTTTCGTATAACTGATTATATGACTATTACTTTTTTCCTATTCATCTATTGATTATCTGTTATACTAATGAAACTACTGCCTATACAAGAATTATTACCAGATAATCAAGATTTTATTAATCATCCGGATTGTGTGGAAAGCCTGAAACAGTCTGTAGCTTTTTATGAGAAGACAGGTTATTTTCCTCCCTGGATCGGCTATTTCGCACAGAATGAAGATACTTTGATTGGCAGTGCTTCCTTCAAAGGAGTACCTCAGAAAGGTGCAGTTGAGATTGTTTATGGTACGTTTCCGCAATACCAGCATCAAGGATTAGGTACACTTATTTGCAAAGAACTTGTCAGGCTTGCCTTAGAGGCAGATCCAACTCTGAAAATAAGAGCCAGAACGTCGCCTGAAAAAAATTATTCTACCAGAATTCTCCGGAAAAACGGGTTCGAATTATTCGGCACTTCATGGGATGAACAAGACGGACAAGTGTGGGAATGGGAATACAGATACAGAAATTCTTAGAATCTGCTACTTTTCCAGTTCTAGGTTTACACTGCCTAGTCCACAATTTATTTCAATTTGTAAGGTGGATGATGTTTTTTTATATGATTCATTTACATAATACCCTTCTTCTTTTTTAAACCCTTCATGTCCAATACTGCCTAATCCATTTACCTTTACCCGTACGCCGGTTTTCCGGGGAAGCTTTAAAGTGATTTCTCCGATACCCCCATTAATTTCTGCCTCCAGGTTATTGGACCATTTACCACTCAGGTCAAGCTTCATCTCCCCTACGCCAGCATCGATATCTAATGTTGGCACTGAGGTATTAGCCAGATTGACTGTAAAATCGCCGGCACCTGCTTTCAAATGGAGTTTACTCAGCTTTGTATTGCGCAGATCAACGGTACTTTGTCCGGCACCTACGGTTAGCTCCATATCCATAGGAATCGAGTTATTCAAACGAACCTGCCAGTCATTGCTATCACCATCGTCCATGTTTACATTTTTGCCGCCAGGTTGCTTTACAATCAGAGTTCCTTTATTATTCTGGTTAGTAAACGATATTTCAGGTTTCCATGCCTGATTAGTCATCGTAAACACACCTTCCATTAAATGAGTGGTGGCGCCACCACTCATTTTAAGCGTACCAGCCGATTGTGTAAACTGCATCTGCACAGATGTTGCGCCTTGTGGTTCTACATTCTGGGTATATTTTTTAACACTCTGCGCAGTGGCCGGGCTGCTTAAAAAGGCCACACCTATTGAAGCAAACAGATAATAGCATAGTACATTTATTTTTTTCATAGAAAAACAATTTAGCTAAGGTGGAGGAACGAAGACAGGCATAAAACTAGCCTTGTTTATTTGTGTAAATATATACTTAGTATTGCCAGATTCCCATCCAAAAACTTAATTTACTGATTCTTACGCATTCTACTAATTCGCTCGTTATTTACCTGATGAATAATATGCCGCCTCTTTCCGATTTAGATTTACTCAGCCATATGGCCGCTGGAAATGTAAAGGCGTTTGAAACCTTATTTCACCGGTATTATTCAACGCTGTGCCAGTATGCCTACAAATTTGTAAAACATCAAGAAGTAGCCGAAGAAATTGTTTCCGGCTTGTTTGCTCAGATCTGGCAAAAACGGAATGAATTGCATATTACTTCTGCTGTACGGTCTTATTTGTTTACTTCTGTTAAACATGCTTCTTTCAATTATCTAAAAAGCCAGTATGCGAGATTTCCTTTTCAGTCTGAAAACTTAGAAAATCAGCATCTACAAGCGCTTTCTCCGGATGATGAACTCTCCTATCAGGAATTGCAAACCATTCTCCAACATGGTATTCAGGCATTGCCGGAAAGGTGCCGGATTATTTTTTCGCTGAGCCGGAACGCCGGGTTGAGTTATGAAGAAATTGCAGCAGAATTAGGCATTTCCAAAAAAACGGTAAAAGCCCAAATGGGAATCGCACTACATAAACTCCGCTTGTACATGGACCAGCACTGGGATAAAATGCTGGTGGTGCTGGTAAATATTTTCTAATTTTTTTCAACTTCCTCTTAGGCCTCTTGCCTGGCAAAATTGTCTTAGTTCTAAACAGGCAGCGATATGAATTTTGAAACCATTGCGGCTTATCTGGCAGGTGAATGCAGTTTGCAGGAAAAGCAGGAAATCGAAAACTGGCGGCAGGTAAATCCAAAGAATGAACAGGATTTCCAGCGGTGGCAG from Rhodocytophaga rosea carries:
- a CDS encoding toast rack family protein; protein product: MKKINVLCYYLFASIGVAFLSSPATAQSVKKYTQNVEPQGATSVQMQFTQSAGTLKMSGGATTHLMEGVFTMTNQAWKPEISFTNQNNKGTLIVKQPGGKNVNMDDGDSNDWQVRLNNSIPMDMELTVGAGQSTVDLRNTKLSKLHLKAGAGDFTVNLANTSVPTLDIDAGVGEMKLDLSGKWSNNLEAEINGGIGEITLKLPRKTGVRVKVNGLGSIGHEGFKKEEGYYVNESYKKTSSTLQIEINCGLGSVNLELEK
- a CDS encoding RNA polymerase sigma-70 factor, which encodes MPPLSDLDLLSHMAAGNVKAFETLFHRYYSTLCQYAYKFVKHQEVAEEIVSGLFAQIWQKRNELHITSAVRSYLFTSVKHASFNYLKSQYARFPFQSENLENQHLQALSPDDELSYQELQTILQHGIQALPERCRIIFSLSRNAGLSYEEIAAELGISKKTVKAQMGIALHKLRLYMDQHWDKMLVVLVNIF
- a CDS encoding GNAT family N-acetyltransferase — protein: MKLLPIQELLPDNQDFINHPDCVESLKQSVAFYEKTGYFPPWIGYFAQNEDTLIGSASFKGVPQKGAVEIVYGTFPQYQHQGLGTLICKELVRLALEADPTLKIRARTSPEKNYSTRILRKNGFELFGTSWDEQDGQVWEWEYRYRNS